DNA sequence from the Cercospora beticola chromosome 8, complete sequence genome:
TTCATGGTACTCGCTGATCAGTACAGATACTTGACTATGTCGCCCTCGCCCTCACCGAACGCTGAAACCACTCGAGTCCGGACAACTTCGCTCAACAGTCATGACCAAACTTTCTGCGGCACAGCGATGGCCGGCGGGGACGACATCTTGAAGCGGGCGACAGCATCTTGAAGCGGGCAACGACACGAACATACCTCTGACTTTCGCCGAAGGCCAACACGATCCGCGCCAGATCTATTCTCTCGCCGAAGGCATGCCTGCACAGCCTCGAAACTCCTCGCCGACCGTTAGTCCAAACTGAGTCACATCCCGATCGGTCCCTGGCATGCCCGCCTATCACGATCCTTCTGTGCCTCAACCCGATTCGATCACCGCGCGGCACAGCAAAAGCAGACAGCGATGAGTCGAGGAGAACGTCATGGACAGGTCAGGTGAGGAACACTGCGACCACAAGGAATCTGGCAGATGGACAGTCGCAAGTCGAGGGCACCAGAGGACAACAACGTCGCAGTGATGAAGGCCACAGGTAAGATGGGAACAATGTGGGCGAATACAGTGGAGTGCTAGGCACGCTCGTCGAACGTCGCAGATTCTAGCAGCAGGCAAACTTGAGTTGACACGTTCATGCAACGATTGCACTCGGATGATGGTGAAGATTTGGTTGCACGGCAATCGCCGTAGAGCATGCATTTCTCTGAGTCGATAGAGGCCTCACTGCTTACTTGCTTAGCTTCGCACAACATCTTGTCGCAGAGATTTGTCCGAGATGCAAGTACATCTCAAGAAGGCCTCTGCTGGAGACGATCCTTCTCTGAAGAGGGATGATATCTCCGCTTCTTGGCATGGTGAAGAGGAGATATCGTGTTGCAGAGCGCTGTCTAAAGTATGAACACATGTACCTTCTGCCAACGGGGTGCAAAGCGAGGCTCGAGGACAAGGAAGTGATATTGCACGAGTTAATGTCATTGAAGCACTGCCCATATTCACGTATGATATCGTATAGAATATCTCCAGCTCAACAAAATGTATCTGGGTATCTTGACTTTTGAATGCGATGCTGCTCGCCACGCCACAAACCTCCTCATGCTCACAGAAGTGCCAACTCAGCAGAGTCAGCACGAGCGACGAAGACCTCCTCACGCGGCCCGAAACTTCACGATGCCTCCCGCCACTCCCTCAGGCGTCGGCGTCTCTGCACAGACATCTGGGTCAAATCCAAATTGCCCTCTCAAATGATCCCTAGTCGTAGGCCCAATCGTCGcaatcctcgtcttcatcggtcCCTCCACTGCCTCTCTCCTCCCAGCACTATATTTCCCAGCTTCAGTCAGCCACCCCAAAGCATTCAGCATCGCCTCACAGCCCTGCGGGCTAAACACCACAACCCACTGCTCCTTGACTCCAACTTTCTTCGCCTGCTGGATCAGATCCGTAAATTCCTCTTCGAAAGTCGCCATCTCTCCCGTCTCATACACCACCAACTCCGTAACTTGAATCTGTTCTGTGGGAGATAGATCTTCTGATTGCAATTTCTTCGGGATCACATCTCGTCTCTGCTCTCCGACTAAGAACAACAAAGGCAATTTCCTCCCGTTCAAGCTTGAAACATGGCTGGGCACTTTCGCCGAATCATTATGGTGCTGTAGAATGAAATCCGCCAAAGCATCTCCATTCCCGGTCTCCTCGCCTGAAATGGGGCATGGCAATCCAAGAGCTTCCACGCCTTTCTTCGTTGCAGGTCCGACAACGTAGATTGGCATTTCGGGATCGAAAAGAGCTTCCAATTTCGCGGGATCGAGCTTCGCAATCACAGTCCCGAAAGCGTCTACTGCGCGTTGGGATGTGAAGATTAACCCTCCGTAGCGTTTGGCGGGGTTGTTTGTTGCGATTTGTCTCGCTGTGGCGGGTGAACCTCCTGCGAAGGCGAAACGTTCGGCACTGCGTTTAATGTTCCGGAGGGCGTCGTCTCGGAAAATGTGTTCGAGGACGGGGACGAAGAGGGGTTTGAAGGATGTGGTCTCTTTGTCATTTTGGGATTTGCTGGTGAGTTGGGAAAAGTGTTCTTGGTAGCTGTCGGATGGGGATGAGGGGGTTTTGAGGAGGTAGATCGGGATTTGGTTGAGTTGCAGGTTCTGAAGTGAAGATGTTATGTCGTCCATTTTGGCTTGTTCTTGTGAGTTCGGAGATGGCTTTTCTTGCTTTTCGGCGGacgtgaaggtgaagtcaagGCGGTGGACCTCGATTCGACTACAGCCCTATGGAGCTTCTTGGCCCCTGCCAAAACCTTGATCTTTTTGGGTTTAGGCAAGCACGGCACGGCACGCTGAGATTGGCCTCAGGCGCATCATTCTGCCAAATCCACATCCACACTCAGCGCCATTCCGCCTGTTTTTACATTTGCTACGATGCTCTTAAAGCGCCGAAAGATCTTTTCTTCTGTTTGAGTCGATTCGAGCCATATCACATAAGATTATATCTGAGCACGCGCAAGATCTGCGCGCGCCAGCCTCATGCGACCTCAACAGAACAGCAACACCATCGTTGCCCGTGGATTTCTCGGGGAATACAATATGAGCTGATGAGCGGATATCGTTCAGATCAAAATAGGGACTCTCATCTGAACATGGTTGTTTTGTAGCCAGTCGTGGCAGCAAACACGTATTCAAGGCAGTCGGCACACTCCGACATGCGGTCTCCACCATCCGCAAATGGTCAGCCAGATGCTGTACTGTTCACAAGCCGTACTTCTGCCTCCATGTCCTTTGTCATCAGCCAAGACTGTATGAGACTTGGAAATGGAAGACCTCAAAAGGCTGCACGACTGGCGATGCGGTGCGTGGACTGAACAGCATGGCCGTGGCATATTGAAAAGCGCGGCGTACTGATTCCATGGGCAATTACCTGAGAACGCTGGGAATCGAGTGTTCGCGACACATGAAGCAGTCTGACGCGAGATCGCGCAGCCACGCAGCCCTGGAGCTGCGCTGCGAGGCTGAAGCTGTGTCGTTACACAACCTTGACATGCTTCATCTACATGTATTTCATGCACATTTCCTTCCTCCTGACCGGCTGGCTCATCCTCTCTCTTTGCTCGCGCCATTCGCCTCTTTACAACATGGCGACACAGTCTCCAGTACTGAGAACCGCGATCCAAGATACACTGCCTGATGACATTTTGGGACAGCATCCAAATGCAGAAAACGCCAAGTCAGACGCACGCAAAGCAGAAACGCTGCCATCCTTTCAGCCAAAGACTTCTCCGATCTACAGCCCACTAGCACCAGGCTGCATTCGCATCCTGCAACTTCGACCAGCGCCACGCTTAGAAGACCCTCTCGTGGGCACTCTCGACATCGTACATCTGAATGACGGGACACAATATGAGGCTCTGTCTTATACCTGGGGGAACACTTTCGTCAACGACGAGAAGTCAACAGCCTGGATTGAGGCAGACGAGGACAGGATGCGACTCGACCGTGCATTCTCGGACCAACCTTCCAAGCACGGCGAAATAAGTTTATGCAATTCTACATTAACCACAGCAGCTAATCTCGATGCTGCACTGAAAAGATTGCGCCACTCCGGAAACGATCGAAGTCTCTGGATCGATGCTTTGTGTATCAATCAAGACAACCCTGACGAGCGTTCAGCTCAGGTCGCCCAAATGGCGCAGGTTTTCGCGCATGCACGTCAGACTATCGTATGGCTTGGCGAGGATTCCATCTATTGCGACGGACAATTCGTCTTCGCGACTTGTCGCAAATACGAGAAAAACGTGAACTCCATGTGGAGAAGGACGTGGATCAAAATTGTGGAACGCATTTGCTTGAAAATCGTGAGGGCATCGCCAATAAACAGTTTTACCTGGCAGCTCTCCTGGAATATCTATGCTATGCAGCCACTACTCTCACGGCCAACTCCCGAGCAAGCTCATCAATTCGATCTGTTTGGCTCAAGACGTTATTTCTCCCGTCTTTGGTGCGTACAGGAAGTCGCTTTAGCGGACAATGTAATAGTCAAGTGTGGCGGCTCCGAAATTCCGTGGTCGATTTACAGGGCTTACATCAATCATTGCAGAGCACTTCCTGAGCTTACAGTCTGTAAGCTTCGCGCGATCACGAAAGGCTCAGAGCACACCTTGAACAAGTTGACCGACTGTTCAGGCTTGCTGTGCTCGGATGAACGAGATCGCATTTATGCAATCAGCAGTCTACTTAAGCTCTACGGAGATTGTCCACGTATTCAGATCGATTACAAACTGGATTGGCAGGCGGTTTTCACTAATTTTGCTCGCGACTATGTCATTCTCAATGGATACAATGGCGCTTGGAACGTTCTTACAATTGCCTTGGGCCGCAAAGATGCTGAGCTGACCTCTTCGATGCCTAGTTGGGTACCTGACTGGCGGCCTAGATCCTTTGAGATTCAGGGTGAAGCATTTGCGGAAAACGACTCCATTGCAGGCATAAGAAAagacgctgctgctcttgagcAGAAGTGTCGCGCCGCTGGCCGGAACGTCACAGTCGCGTTCGGCGATTGCAGCATGACAATTGACCTGTGGTGTTGCGGCCAACTGGGCGAGAAGGCCAAGTCATCGCTCTATTCTGGCTATGATGAAAGCAGGCTCAGCCAGACTTTCGAGAGCAGTGACTACTTCTACAGCCTGCCCCCGGAGTATAGATCCTATAGGGATCCATGTCTAATATTACGGAGCTGTGCCGGGGAGAAATTAATTTTTCAGGCCATAGCAGTCGTACGCTATTACATCTTTGCGCCGAGGGACCCGCCGGCGTTTTCACCAGCCGAAGGAGATTCACTGGGAGAGGCGCATAGGATCACTATCATCTGATCTTCAATGATCCTGCCTCCATGCACTAGCAAGTCGCGGCACATAGTTCATGCGCAAACATGAGTGCAAATCGGATGTTACCAGACAGCCACTGGGGGttcttatttagctattaCGCTGAATCAGCTTCCTATCAACTTCAAGTCAAATCTAAGAACGCCGATTTTAGGCCTGGCGGCCCGCTCGAGTACGCGCGACGCATCGACGTCTCGCCCCTCGCTCCAGATCAGAGGGTTGAGGGAGATGATCCAGTGTAGAGTGCTGCGAGGCAGTATATCTCGTGGGAATTCTGAATCAAAGTGGTCGGCCAGCAATGGCTAGATAAGGAATCGCAATGGCTCAAATCGCCTCAATAGTGGTGGTTATAAAAACAAGTTCCAGGCCTGCAGTGATGAATGTCCTGCCAATTTTGTCGGTGGACCGTGAATCGCATGCGTGAACTCCAAGTACGGCTGGCCGCGTCTGACCGAAGACCAGACTAAGCTACGAACGACTCGCAAAGCCCACAAAGCCACTGCTGACAACGCACCTATAAGGAGAGGGTGCGAGGAAGAGTCAGTTGTTGATTGATAGATAGCCAACCTCGCATTGCTAGAGCATCATTGAGCAACGTAAATCATCGCAAACATAATAGTTAGTATCATCTCTTGTGATGTTCTCCGATCGCAACATGTGCAGTCAGCCCTACAGAACTGTCCTCGCCCCTGCCAAACCTTATTTCTGCCTGGTGCTAGGGAAGGACCGCTCCGAGCGACTGACGATGACCTCAGGCTTCCAACGACCGTGCTCTTCCACTAGCCATCGATTCGATGGATTTCTAAGCCTGGCCTCCGGCGACAAGGGCATGATGAGAGTAGTATGCCGACGACTCAAATCGACTTTCCCATTCTGCAGTATTTCTTTTGTACGATAGAGAACATGACCGGTCTCCCACCGCAGCCATTGGACGCCAGCCCCGAACAACGAATACGAGCAGATGAAGCAGAGAAATCGCAAACATTACCTAAGGGCGTGGTGCTCGGGCCTGATGGGAAACCGTAAGCTATATTTTGCGCAGCAGCTGTAGTTGCAATTAGGACTGTAGGCTGATTGGAATCAAGATGTAAAACCTGCACCTCCGGCGCCGCATGGCGCGCAATGATGAAATCGACTCCGAAAACACCATCTTCCACAACCTCATCACCATCCACAACCACCACCCCCTCCACCCTCACCCAACCCCGCACCGACTGCCCCCCCGACGTCGACCTCCTCGGCCGCTCAACCTGGACCTTCCTCCACACCCTCACAGCCTCCTACCCCACCCGACCCTCACCAACCCAACAATCCGAAACCAAACAATTCCTCTCATTATTCAGTAAACTCTACCCCTGCTGGGTCTGCGCCGAAGACTTTCGAACTTGGATGAGCACTTCAGGGAACGAACCTAAAGTCAGTAATCGAGAAGAATTTGGACAGTGGATGTGTGAGGCGCATAATGCGGTGAATGTGAAATTGGGGAAGAAGGAGTTTGATTGTAGGTTTTGGGAGGAGAGGTGGAGGACGGGGTGGAGGGATGGGAGTTGTGATTGAGGGTTATGGCGATGGGTTGAGTGGTTGGGAGGAAGGCAACCGAAGGTTCTGAGGGAAGGAAGAGGTTGCATGCTCGATGCATGGCGAGGGCGTTGGGGACGGGTTTGTGCACAGGTAGGTTACCTGTGGGTACAAAGGAAAGGAAGTATCCCAAAGAATGTGGGAGACATACTACAGATCTCAGCTCGATGATTAATGAAGAGAACTTGTACAAAAAATGGCAAACTGCTTCACAGCGTAGCCTTGCGCAAGACTTGGAAGGACAGCACGTTCATATCACATGCCGTGTATAGTACGAATTGCCAAAGGAGGAAGCATGCAGCACAAAGCAAAGCATTTGGCATTACCCTGTCTCAGTACACACTGGTATTTTCACGTATACTGTACATCTATGCGACAGCGCATCCAAGCAATCGCGCAGCGCTATGCAGTAGGGCTCTCTAGTAGTCGGCACTCTCCTCTGGTTTTCTCTCTTTTGCCGCCCTCCTTCCCAATGCTCTAAGGCATGATGTGGGTCGCATACTGGCTAAGCACGCCACTCATCACACACCCGCCGAAAAGTCCGAAACGCCTGCGCTCCCGTTTGCCTCTACTATGCATCACAGACCTCCTTGGTTCCAGAATGAAAAGCCTCCCTTTTTGCGCCGTTATGTCCATGGTTCAGTTCATCGAGGGCTTTCGATATGGCGTTTGCTGAATGTGCATCGCCTTGATTTTATTATTGTGTCGTCCGATTCGTCTCTCACTTCGCTGCTCCTCCGATCGGTGGGTTGTCGTCTGGGTCGACCTCTGGCCGCAGTGTGACGAGATAGTCCC
Encoded proteins:
- a CDS encoding uncharacterized protein (BUSCO:EOG092634MM), with the protein product MDDITSSLQNLQLNQIPIYLLKTPSSPSDSYQEHFSQLTSKSQNDKETTSFKPLFVPVLEHIFRDDALRNIKRSAERFAFAGGSPATARQIATNNPAKRYGGLIFTSQRAVDAFGTVIAKLDPAKLEALFDPEMPIYVVGPATKKGVEALGLPCPISGEETGNGDALADFILQHHNDSAKVPSHVSSLNGRKLPLLFLVGEQRRDVIPKKLQSEDLSPTEQIQVTELVVYETGEMATFEEEFTDLIQQAKKVGVKEQWVVVFSPQGCEAMLNALGWLTEAGKYSAGRREAVEGPMKTRIATIGPTTRDHLRGQFGFDPDVCAETPTPEGVAGGIVKFRAA